TCATCATTGTCATAGAATCGATTGATTGACTCAACTTGCTTGACCTGATTGGAGTTGTTCATGGGCTTCTCCATCATGTTGTTACTGATCTTGTACAGCATTGCCAGAGGGTCTAGAAAGGGGGTGGCTGTCTTCGAGGCCTTTCCCAAGTGATTGTTCATGATTGACTGCAACGCACTGAGGGGGTTGACAAATGACTGCTCAGGTGAATGATCCGTGATGATTCCCAAGCCGTTACAGCCATTGCTGGCTACCGTTTTTGGCACATCTGCTCCGTTCTTCATTGGCGGATCCGCTTTGCCGTCTtttgcctctccctctctgcttctagGCTCACTCTTATCCTCTACATCAATGTTTTTCACCGGCTTGCTGAGGCTATCCGGCATGGGtgaccccttcctctccttggacAGTGGGGACGGTGACTTGGTAGAGCTCACTTTGCATTTGTTTTCTGACGCCTTCTCGTCCTTCTCCTTCTTCACAGAGACCTTCCCTGTGACTTTTTCCACCAGCTCCTCCATGGCCAGCACATTGTTCTTGTGGCTTGGAGGTGGGGAATGGCTGATCGGTGAATGGATCAGATTGCTGGAGTCAGAGGACATCACCTTCAAGCTGCTAGTGCTGAACAAGGGTTGAACCACCTGGACACTCTGCATGGAGGACTTCAGAGACCCATGGAGCTGGTAGGCAGCGTGGATGCTAGGGTAGCCAGCACCACCCCAGGTGGGCGTCCCTGTCTGGGCCTTGATGATTGCACTTGACACTGTGAACTCTAAGGACTTCAGGATATCCAGACCTCCTTTGGGAGTCTCTTCCAGGTCTTCCTCTGTGAGATACTTGTAATGTCCAGCCTTGCCAGTTTTCTCACTTTTCTCAGTCAGATCCTCTTTCTCTTCTTTGATCTTATTCTCTGGTTCACTCATCTCCATTTTCTCCTCGTGTTCCTCCCTTTTCTCTTCAGTGTGCGAGGAGTGCAGGAGAAGAGAATCGGGCTGTGACTTCACATTGGGCGCAGGGAGTCGTGTAGAGGTCGGCGGGAGAGGAATGGACTGCATCTTTTCCTCAACCAGGGGGTCAAACACCAGCTGCTTCCCCTTTTTGGACGCTGTGTTGGTCACTTTCAAAAAGTGTCCTGTGACCATCATGTGGGCTGTCAGTTGTTGCAGGGTGTCGTGGGAACTGCCGCACTCCATGCATTTGAGGATCTGGGCCTTGCGAGCCTCAAACTGCCAGGTGTAACTGGCGCCATTTTGGTAGCCGTAGCGGTTATTCGCTGTGACATAGGGGTTAACCACTTTCTGGTCTTTCGTGGTCTCCCCCAGGTGTACACCAGGTGTGTTGTGGACAGACTCTGGTGAGCACGGGGACACCAAGTCCTGAAATGCTCTTTTTCTGGTAGGTGGCACCAGCTTTGAGGTGAGGGCTGGCATGGGTTCTTTGAGAGGCACTTTCTGGTAGTGTTTTGTTTTGATCATGTGGACACTCAGGTCCTGTAGGGATTCAAAGGAATGGCCGCAGTACATGCACTTGAGAACCTTTTGAGCGTCCTCCTTACCTTCCATCTCCATGAGGGAGCGCTTACGTGGCTTGGACCACCTTTTTCCCCGCTCCTCTTCCTTGTCCTTGTTGTCATCACGGTAGTGGCCTGACTCATTCATGTGTACCGTGAGCCCCACCAGCGTGTCATAGGCTCCGCTGCAGTCCTTGCACCGGAACTTGCTGGCACCGGTGAACACCGGACCGTAGAGCTTGTTGTTCTGCCggtacagctgcacagtactgaaGAGGCTCGGCTCGGGGAGGAGGTTATATGGTGTATGCTGCAGGGTTTTGGCCAAAGCCGCTTGGTGCCAGTCGTAGGTCACTCCACCGGTGCTGCCAGTGCTGACACCAGTGCCATTGTTGTTAGTGTTCGCGGTGCTTGTAGCGGTAGTGTTGCTGGTAGTGTTGGTAGGGGCAGAggtgttactgctgctgttgGTGTGGTTATTATTGTTCACAAGTCTGATAGTATTACTGTTGGCGATACCGTTGCTCCCCTTGTGGCTGCTTCCATTGCTGTTGCTGATCACACTGATGAccttgttgctgttgctgttactTCTTAGCATGTCCTTGGTGATGCTGGACCAAGAGGCGTCCGAGATCAGGTTTGCATAGACAGCTTTCATCTGCGCCAGGCTGTCCTGCAGAGACAGGCCATTGGAGATCTTTAGGTGGTCTACTCCTCCTCTGACTGCCTCCTCCTTATCCAGTCCGTCCTTGGAGCGTGTGCTCTGGAAGTCGATAAGTTGGTCGCTGGTATCGCTGAGAGGAGAAGCATAGCCAGCGTCGGGGTTGGTGCCATTGCTGAAAGGGGAGTTCTGGAAGCTGAATTGGTCCCCGGCATCGTCATCCTCGTTGCAGAGGTACTCGCCATCCTGTCCATCCAAAGAGAGCCCATCATCTTGCAGGTGCTCCTCATCGATCTTGTCATCAGCCTTAAATTCGTCCTCGTCCCCATAAGCTGAAAAACACAAGATGAGAGAAAAAAGGGACATCAGGCAACTCATTGGGGCAGAACATTCCTAATGGCACCACTCAAATTGATCAGATGTGTCCACCTGATGTGTATAAAGATTCTCGATGTTTGCATCCCATAATGTGCGTTTAATGTGTGTATACCACGCACGCATGCGCGTATCTCTGAATGTGTAAAGAGTGGGTGAGTGTCGTGATTCTTAAGAGATTTTTGTCAATAGTCCTGGCGGAGGACACAGCTTTGCAATTATAAAGTAGCAAACATCGATATCTTGACTATGATAGATAGTCCCCTTCACTGTGCGGCCTAACGAAGGTATCGAACATTACGGCTCAGCAAGGGTAAAGGAGAACACAGATGAGCAAGATAAATATTTCCCCTTGAATTCAAAAACTAGTGACACAAGCAAAATTCTACATGATGGAAAACCAGTTCCCAAAGCAGATATTAATCAACAGTCCACTTGACAAAAAAGGTCAGTAgcttacatacagtatgttagacCTCTCATGTTTGTTGCTTTGTAGTGCCTTGATGTCTTAACTCCAAGTTATCATACACTATTTAATATTGATGTACACTGTTGAATACAAAAAAAGTTCACAGTCCTAAATCCTATCCTTGAAATGATTAGACTGCCCAGTAAAAAGGTGACCACAACAGCCACAAGCCAGTTCATGTACTAAAATGGCTTCCTCTTCTAGTTGGAGGCCACTGACTCTCTCTGAGTTTGATCCAGTCTCTGCTACCACTGTGCCACTCACACCCTGCCCGTCAAGTGTGCAATAAGTGAGCATGCCAGGCCCTCGGCTGGGCTAGCATAGAGTTGGCATAGGCAGTGGACTCCTCACAGCGTGGCACGTAGAAATCGCCGGTGGAAATGACATGTTGTCACCATCCATGTTGTACTAGTTCTCAGGGAGCGGAGTGTGGCTGCTTCTGGGGGGGGGGACACACAATGTTACCCATAGAGGATGAGGGTGTGACTGAGTATACTTTCTCTACACAGACTCTTATATCAAGGTTCATCTACATACTATTTTGAAGTgcactatttaaaaaaaataataatctgaaTTGCGGAAAAACAACACCAGTTATTTTTTCTTCAAcaccaaaaaaacaaaacaatcagGCAGTCCTTATGTGGCCTTTCATCAGATAAAGAAGATATAATAGGTAACAACAGCATGGCTATGGTATGTGTCTAATGAAACTGCATTTGTCTGGCATTTACACTTTTAAGTGTTGTCAGCCCTGAAAAGGGAATAACAGAACTCTTTGTCAGGCCACAACAAGATAGAAAAGACACGCCATTTATTTAATGACCATTAAGGAAAGTGAATGAAAGCCACGTGACTGAGTACTTAACAAGGCACTACCTGTGTTGATCAGCTGCCCGGCTGGTTATCTTTAATGGAAGACAACATGTGATTGCAACCCCTGTACTGTAGCCAAGCAGGAATCATGGCAGACATTTTACTTTGAGAACAAGCCTATAACCAGCGTCAACCATCTCTCAAGTAGAAATCCAGGCCCTCTGGACTTTGAGACAATGTCAGACTTCAACTGTCTCTAAACGGCACTAGGTAGCAAATAGAAAATTGTAGAGGAACAAATTTACAACAATCAAATGTGTTCCATATTTCACAACACTATGTCACGTTTCACTCGGTATGAAAATGTGCTGTATCTACATTACGTATGTTCCATATTGTAATGGTAAAGGAGAAATACTGTAAATAGAGAaacggacagagagagcgagggggaaagAGCGAGTGAAAgcgatacagagacagacagatggagacagtgCTCGGGCAGTTCACTCTATCCTTCCCCATAAGATGCTTGTCCAAGGTGCCAGTATCAGTCTCTAGCGAAGAGGCAGATGTGCTGTCAGCTCCTGAACTGCGCATGCCGCTCAGGCCCATAATCGGAGAAGACATAATACCTGATGTTTGTGAGCTGCCATTTACTGCTGCCTGAGAGAAGCTGGAGGGCCATAAGCAACTGTgactagtgtgtgtatgtgtgtgtgttggtataaATGTGTATGAACATCAACTGTAGCGTGTACTGTATACACACAAAAGGTAATACTATTTTGCTCACATAATACCTGGAATCTATCGGTCCGGTACTACAACTTGGCGTATCCCAGAGCCCCACATCACACCCTTTCACATATAATCCAATTAAAGAACTGACCACAACAAAAAATGTCAAAAGTGCATCCGTCAAGAGCATTCCGTATTTCACTTCATTGGAGCGTTTGGTTGAGTACCTGACAACTCTCCCATCACTCTTATTCTCTCACTGTCTCCAAATAGCTCATCACACTAAGCAacacaccaaaaaaaaaaatcaattagCGTCTCCACTATAATTACCCTTAGCTCTGACTGAGCAGAGTGGGTAAAGAGGGAACGCCttgacagaagagacagacaagagaaccTGACACTTGGCAGTCTTTTCCTGCACACACTCCTACACCTCAGCCTAGAtcaccccacatacacacacacaccacaaacacgtACTTCCCCCGACATCCCCAGACTGCTGCCTCCACCTCGGAAACCGTCCGTGTCAAATCATGTGTCAGTGTGAGGGTGGTGGGTGTCAGCGGGAGGGCGGTGGGTGTCAGCGGGAGGGCGGTGGGTGTCAGCGTGAGGGCGGTGGGTGTCAGCGTGAGGGCGGTGGGTGTCAGCGTGAGGGCGGTGGGTGTCAGCGTGAGGGCGGTGGGTGTCAGCGTGAGGGCGGTGGGTGTCAGCGTGAGGGCGGTGGGTGTCAGCGTGAGGGCGGTGGGTGTCAGCGTGAGGGTGGTGGGTGTCAGCGTGAGGGCGGTGGGTGTCAGCGTGAGGGTGGTGGTGTCAGCAGGAGGGTGGTGGTGTCAGCAGGAGGGTGGTGGTGTCAGCAGGAGGGTGGTGGTGTCAGCGGGAGGGTGGTGGTGTCAGCGGGAGGGTGGTGGTGTCAGCGGGAGGGTGGTGGTGTCAGCGGGAGGGTGGTGGTGTCAGCGGGAGGGTGGTGGTGTCAGCGGGAGGGGGGTGGTGTCAGCGGGAGGGCGGTGGGCGTCAGCGGGAGGGCGGTGGGCGTCAGCGGGAGGGCGGTGGGCGTCAGCGGGAGGTCGGTGGGTGTCAGCGGGAGGTCGGTGGGTGTCAGCGGGAGGTCGGTGGGTGTCAGCGGGAGGTCGGTGGGTGTCAGCGGGAGGTCGGTGGGTGTCAGCGGGAGGTCGGTGGGTGTCAGCGGGAGGTCGGTGGGTATCAGCGTGAGGGTGGTGGGTGTCAGCGTGAGGGTGGtgggtgtcagtgtgagggtggtgggtgtcagtgtgagggtggtgggtgtcagtgtgagggtggTGGGTGTCagttgggtggtggtggtgtcagtgtgagggtggtggtgtcagtgtgagggtggtgggtgtcagtgtgagggaggtgggtgtcagtgtgagggaggtgggtgtcagtgtgagggcggtgggtgtcagtgtgagggcggtgggtgtcagtgtgagggcggtgggtgtcagtgtgagggcggtgggtgtcagtgtgagggcggtgggtgtcagtgtgagggcggtgggtgtcagtgtgagggtggtgggtgtcagtgtgagggtggtgggtgtcagtgtgagggtggtggtggtgtcagtgtgagggtggtggtgtcagtgtgagggaggtgggtgtcagtgtgagggaggtgggtgtcagtgtgagggaggtgggtgtcagtgtgagggaggtgggtgtcagtgtgagggcggtgggtgtcagtgtgagggcggtgggtgtcagtgtgagggcggtgggtgtcagtgtgagggcggtgggtgtcagtgtgagggcggtgggtgtcagtgtgagggcggtgggtgtcagtgtgagggcggtgggtgtcagtgtgagggtggtgggtgtcagtgtgagggtggTGGGTGTCAGTGTCCACCAACAAGCCTTTTCTTTCATCGAAAAAAATAAGCAACATAAAAGCCCatttcttttcttcttctctccctccttttttgCCATctgtgtaaaaaataaataaaatcaaaaaAGCTCCTGGTTTCACCGGTGGCTAATAAGGCAATCAGTGATGGGGAGATGCTGACAAGGCGCGTTGAGCCGCCCGCTTTCAAGCCTCACTCAGAACaacggagagatggagaggaaggatTCAAATAGGGGGAGGGGAGGACGTCTGTTGTGGTTGTCAGTCAACAAAAGAGAAAAAGAATAATAAGCCCACTTTGTGCTGTCACAGAGAATGGAAGAGGAAAATAAGTTTGTAGAGACAAAAAAAGGAAAGACGATTTGGTTAGGTGTTAGCTGACAGAGGTGTGAACAAGAGTTTTGAGTTGGTCTGTCTTTGGGTGGGTCAGATGTGAAATCGACTGTAACCTGAGGCAGCGAGATAAAAACgaaaggtttgtgtgtgtgtgtatgtgagtgagcgTGGGTGGGTTTGTAAGCATCTATGCGTATCTATCCACCTGGTGTGCGAGGGAGATATTCTGTACGTATCCATCAGGCctgtccctgtgtgtttgtgtgtctcagtACGTTCATGTGTCAGTGTCAATGACGTGTgcgtgttagtatgtgtgtgtgcaaatgtgtgtgtgtgtcaaacacAGAGGGGACGTGTGACAGCtgtggagaggaaagggagagcgaggCCATCTGCATCCAGAGACGAGCCTGTCACTTTGGCACAGGCTTCGTCCAGACAGGTGACACCTCGGCAGGACACTACCGGGCCtttactgtcacacacacacacacacacacacacacacacacacacacacacacacacacacacacacacacacacacacacacacacacacacacacacacacacacacacacacacacacacacacacacacacacacacacacacacacctaagttTACAGTACATAGACAAAAACAGACAGACATTCATACTGTCACGCACATGCAAACATGTACAAGCCTTCTCCAAGCCAAGCTCAAATCtgttttataaactgggtggtttgagccttGAAAGCAGATTGGCTGACAggcgtggtatatcagaccttataccacaggtatgacaaaacacttATTTTACTGCACAAATGATgtttgtaaccagtttataatagcaataaggcaccttagtgggttgtgatatatggccaatataccacagctaagggctgtgtccaggcactctttAAGAACAGCCTTTGTATATCGGGCATGTGGTATATCGGGCATGTACCACAattcctcaggccttattgcttaaatataataCTGCATTCATCAAAGAAATTGTTATCTGTCATGGATAAACATAAAAAGAACCATTGTCCTCTTACAGTACTGTTTCTGCATTGTCTATATGGCCCCGTGTTTGTGATAGTATACACAGTGAATTCCCAACTAGCTGTGCTTTCACTCACATGCACTAATGTGTTGACACGCTCAAACATCGCATCGGAACAACTTGAGAATCAACCGGCGAGACAGGCCCCTCTGCTTCAAAACAAATTAGACTAAAATTAAGTTTTGCTTTCCCGAGAGAGAGCCGGcagtttctctctctatataacaTCTGAAAAATGGAGTACCTTCATATATATTTTTCCTGGCTCGTTTCTATTGCGCAAATCTGTCACTTAAACCCGTAACACTATCTATCTGTCACAGGGCGCAGGGGTTACACCATTTGGCTGGTGTCAAACTTAACCAAAGCTATCGTGAGGGAAACAATGTGAGACAGGGAGCGAGAGCAGTTGAGCGAGAAGCAGCACCACCGAATTGCAACTCACAcacatgttacacacacacacccctccatattTATTTACTCTGTCTCGGAGAAGAGGGCCAATCCCGGCAGTCATTTGCGGTGCTAATGTCCAATTCCGCCTGCTCTCACTCCGCTGATTTAGCCCGTGTCGGACTCTCTGCTATTCCAGACCGGCAACCGAGTCGCCGTTTAGACGCCCTTCAAAATGGGGGCCGAAACGTGGCCAgtcttattcctctctctctctctgctttgctTTGTCACCGGGCCCTCTACTCGCTGCCACTTAGCTGTGATGGCTTTGGACAGGCCTGATCAGTGTGTGTCATTTGACCTGCAcgatgtgtgcatgtgtgtgtgtgtgcgcacgcacgAGTGAGGGGGGGACAGTGGGACTGGCTGTAAATAAAATGACATTATTATTTCCTCTGTCCTATCATGTAGAAAAGCCAATTATGGTAATGCACCGCACGTCAGGGGGCATGtcatttcctccctctctccttctcccgctTTCTTCTTCTCTGGGACAGCCACTGCTGCACAGGCCTGGGTGGCGTGATGCTGCTGTCTGTTCCAAGCGCTCACGGGGTCTACGCTACAGCAAGCTGGCGTTAAGGCCTACTGCATACGTTCGCTCAGGCTAATCGAGGAAAAACGGCCTTTTCATTTACGCCTGTGTGTAAAAGGGTCGACAGCATAGTTTTCATTTCGAGATGATTCTCATAGTCGTTCCTTTTGttcaaaaaaagaagaaaaaggcCACAGAGCATCCTATTTGTTGGGCATCTTATTTACTGTAATGGTGAGGGACCTCTGTTTTTTTAGTACATGACTGCTGTTGGTGTACAATCTCCTTTAACATTATTTTTTGCGATTTCAAACCAATGTACAAACTATACCAAGAGCATTCAGTTTTGACCCATCTTTTTCCATCATACAACCCATGCTTAGGGAGTTACCCATTCACTGATTAGCATTATTGTTGTGATTATGTCCACTGCCTTTTTGTTGTTGCCTCAAGAC
This window of the Oncorhynchus keta strain PuntledgeMale-10-30-2019 chromosome 20, Oket_V2, whole genome shotgun sequence genome carries:
- the LOC118399416 gene encoding teashirt homolog 1-like codes for the protein MPRRKQQAPRRSVAYGDEDEFKADDKIDEEHLQDDGLSLDGQDGEYLCNEDDDAGDQFSFQNSPFSNGTNPDAGYASPLSDTSDQLIDFQSTRSKDGLDKEEAVRGGVDHLKISNGLSLQDSLAQMKAVYANLISDASWSSITKDMLRSNSNSNKVISVISNSNGSSHKGSNGIANSNTIRLVNNNNHTNSSSNTSAPTNTTSNTTATSTANTNNNGTGVSTGSTGGVTYDWHQAALAKTLQHTPYNLLPEPSLFSTVQLYRQNNKLYGPVFTGASKFRCKDCSGAYDTLVGLTVHMNESGHYRDDNKDKEEERGKRWSKPRKRSLMEMEGKEDAQKVLKCMYCGHSFESLQDLSVHMIKTKHYQKVPLKEPMPALTSKLVPPTRKRAFQDLVSPCSPESVHNTPGVHLGETTKDQKVVNPYVTANNRYGYQNGASYTWQFEARKAQILKCMECGSSHDTLQQLTAHMMVTGHFLKVTNTASKKGKQLVFDPLVEEKMQSIPLPPTSTRLPAPNVKSQPDSLLLHSSHTEEKREEHEEKMEMSEPENKIKEEKEDLTEKSEKTGKAGHYKYLTEEDLEETPKGGLDILKSLEFTVSSAIIKAQTGTPTWGGAGYPSIHAAYQLHGSLKSSMQSVQVVQPLFSTSSLKVMSSDSSNLIHSPISHSPPPSHKNNVLAMEELVEKVTGKVSVKKEKDEKASENKCKVSSTKSPSPLSKERKGSPMPDSLSKPVKNIDVEDKSEPRSREGEAKDGKADPPMKNGADVPKTVASNGCNGLGIITDHSPEQSFVNPLSALQSIMNNHLGKASKTATPFLDPLAMLYKISNNMMEKPMNNSNQVKQVESINRFYDNDDQPMDLTKSKNTNGRTANSTSTTPNNNSNCNSNRPILSSLSESLSSPLRENALMDISDMVKNLTGRLTPKSSTPSSISEKSDADNSAFEDGLEELSAFQKRKGRQSNWNPQHLLILQAQFTSCLRETADGKFVMTDLGPQERVHICKFTGLSMTTISHWLANVKYQLRRTGGTKFLKNIDSGQPLFLCSDCASQFRTPSSYINHLESHLGFSMKDISKLSIDHLREQQAVTRMITEKTFSSLGLNEEDSCSVFQCKLCNRTFVSKHAVKLHLSKTHGKSPEDHLIFVTELEKFDKA